The sequence GCGCGACAGCCTAGGTTGATCAACGCGTACTACATTACTCCAATGTAGGCTCCAACCGCCCACTTTATGATGAAAATGCAGATGCTCCGAGCTCAATGAAAAGCTGAATTCGGGCTCGCGTAATTTCAGCACACCCAGTAAAGCCATGATCATGGCGGCTAAAAATAAAAACACCATCACTAATTGCGCGCGACCATCCAGCCAATAGCCCACGACCAGCACCGAGGGCATTAACACTAACCCTGCTAATGTTAATGCCATGCCATTATGTCGAGACATGGGTGCTATGTGTTGCGTTTCACGCCCGTGTTTTGCCACTCGTTTTTCCATCCGCTGTGTTATTAAACTCATGATACACAAGGCTAAGCATATACACAGGCCCAGTGATGGAGAATCTCTGAGCTGCGTGATGAGAGTGGATCTTATGTGAATGAGGCTTAAGAGATAGGAGGTTTGGCTGCGACGGCCAGCGCATAACAGCAAGGTGAGTTAAGGCGCTACATTAAGGTTCGGTAGGATGATTATCCGACAGCTTGATCACTAACAGGTCACAGCCGTCGATGTCGAGAAAACCACTGGAATTAGAAAACAGATGGCCGAAAAAAGGGCGTTCTTGCTGGCGGCCGCAAATTAATAAGTCGGCTCCTTGCTGTTTAACGGCGTTTTGTACGGCTTGACGAATATCGCCATTGGGCAAAGAAATACTGCTGGCGTTAAACGCCTCTTTTTTCAGCATTTGCATGATTTCATAGCCATTTTCAAGGCGAAGCTTATTTTTAAGTTGGCGTAAATCCAAACTTAAGCTGCCAGTATAAATGCTGCCAAGCTCGGGCGAGACATGAATAATATGCAGCTTAGCTTGATGACTTTCGGCCAGTTCCACCGCCCGTTTTAACAGTGGCTTTTCGCGGGCGTTAAGCTCCAGTGCCAGCAATATATTACGATAGGGCATCATGACCTCCTTGGTTTGGGCGCTCAGGTGACCACCGGCTTATAACCAGGTTGTTGCTAACAGAGTCACTATTAGGCCAGTTATCATTAAATGCAAGGTAACTATTCAGCTTCCGACTTGGCGTAAAAAATGCTCGGAAGCTGATCGTTGAATAATAACGTCAAGGCTGAGCTCGCTGACACGGACTGTT comes from Oceanisphaera profunda and encodes:
- a CDS encoding universal stress protein, translating into MMPYRNILLALELNAREKPLLKRAVELAESHQAKLHIIHVSPELGSIYTGSLSLDLRQLKNKLRLENGYEIMQMLKKEAFNASSISLPNGDIRQAVQNAVKQQGADLLICGRQQERPFFGHLFSNSSGFLDIDGCDLLVIKLSDNHPTEP